A genomic region of Anopheles coustani chromosome 3, idAnoCousDA_361_x.2, whole genome shotgun sequence contains the following coding sequences:
- the LOC131259695 gene encoding small ribosomal subunit protein mS31: MFNIARVSLLRLHKIKSLRGLLSSNGFSSDSNTPGDGKEKPQPTINQRESEEDSKKSAKALNRLNELLAMMSTESDVKLVKKVDLPRPRGKKANEKKKDADSDSDSDEDERPKDLAQATRKVASALGGDEKKTESELLSKLLGTTSPTTGEGNLTDIITGMTVDRNTQGKEARDQTRSSLVKKSIDSKRGGKQRRDGDDQDQQRTFGAPRERFERRRASSKLLAQSPGGPGSVKLFNEEPLGIFTDLASLKDTPDKLSTWQKLNDRELRLAVTHPPANYFQKMAIWTEQGKLWKFPINNEQGREQEAQVPFTEHVFLEEHLESWCPRKGPIRHFMELVCVGLSKNHYITAQEKRDHIFWFRDYFEQKKDILKDIIVQEEAKPKEIEK, translated from the exons ATGTTTAACATAGCTCGCGTTTCTCTGTTAAG GTTACATAAGATAAAGAGTCTCCGAGGCCTATTATCCAGCAATGGGTTTTCGAGCGATTCCAACACACCcggagatggaaaagaaaaaccccaaccGACCATCAACCAGCGTGAATCGGAAGAAGACTCCAAAAAGTCAGCTAAAGCACTGAACCGACTGAACGAGCTGCTCGCAATGATGAGCACGGAAAGTGATGTGAAGCTCGTCAAAAAGGTGGACCTACCGCGGCCGAGAGGAAAGAAAGCgaacgagaaaaagaaagatgcCGATTCCGACTCCGACTCGGATGAAGACGAGCGACCGAAGGATCTAGCGCAGGCCACGCGTAAGGTTGCCAGTGCTTTGGGAggagatgaaaagaaaacggaatcCGAGCTGCTATCGAAGCTGCTTGGTACGACTTCCCCTACGACCGGTGAAGGCAATCTCACCGACATCATCACGGGTATGACCGTAGATAGGAACACGCAAGGCAAGGAGGCCAGAGATCAGACACGCAGTTCCTTGGTGAAGAAGTCCATCGATTCCAAGCGAGGAGGCAAACAGAGACGTGACGGCGACGATCAAGACCAGCAGCGCACGTTCGGAGCCCCGAGAGAACGCTTCGAGAGACGACGAGCCAGCTCTAAGCTTTTGGCCCAAAGTCCCGGCGGTCCCGGAAGCGTGAAACTGTTCAACGAAGAGCCGCTTGGTATTTTTACCGATCTTGCATCATTGAAGGATACCCCGGACAAGCTATCCACCTGGCAGAAGCTGAACGATCGGGAACTCCGGCTTGCGGTCACACATCCACCGGCAAATTATTTCCAAAAGATGGCCATCTGGACGGAGCAGGGTAAGCTGTGGAAGTTTCCCATCAACAACGAGCAGGGCCGCGAGCAGGAAGCACAGGTGCCCTTCACGGAACACGTGTTCCTCGAGGAACATCTGGAATCGTGGTGCCCCCGTAAGGGTCCCATCCGACATTTTATGGAGCTCGTCTGTGTGGGTCTCTCGAAAAACCATTACATTACGGCTCAGGAGAAACGTGACCACATCTTCTGGTTTAGAGACTACTTTGAACAGAAGAAGGACATCCTGAAGGACATTATCGTGCAGGAGGAGGCCAAACCCAAGGAGATTGAGAAATAA
- the LOC131259688 gene encoding F-box/LRR-repeat protein 20-like, which produces MMDFFIAKNHNTSESPVKVELLTLNTKKESQNGFDSMKALAEPTPAAPSPEPVFSGFNYLPMELLLKIMKQISVDDRLACGQTCHRWMEAAHYYLPFNQRIVYKFTNVNFTDYEPPIKNFLDAFRIFPRIAIKSCTFYGNSQFWSLFGEYVIELSLKNCLIKDTELLYILENVPNLRQLKIEQCDDLFRSWYFEKRMSCCQSHFVLPCLVDVSLANNDFLDELHFNKLMTLAPNIAHLDISHCFKMIASHRRVAMVEHIMRFINMHQFQLLTLKFSGTLAIDDICLSTLAMIDGLSLDTFSMTFCDKIPAAIIDLLRRQPDLNITQDLEWKVGRHPIKAPGFISFLVRQTNLVHLDLTSSLGVTDEVMELITTCLPKLQTLKLRRCILITDEGIMNIVNLQHLEVLDLSNCYRISDQAMYRGVIGRKMKNFTELYLCELPTLSDYSLIQVTLNYEMIQILDLSNSPNAATDATMQYINYYLVSLKQLHLYCCTKLTDSGLTGIDLPVKPMITWDQEETFPLDRLFKLRVLNLTGCYRISDLSLQNAFKLAELKELHLARCYQISEEGIRVLSESAKALEFIDLSECPNINDSCIEMLTSNLKRLRTLKVNKCPKLTNACLEIIGRNCSYLKFLHVSACPRLKKPKERLAHLTSLKAVYVEW; this is translated from the exons ATGATGGACTTTTTCATTGCCAAGAATCACAACACTTCCGAAAGTCCAGTCAAAGTAGAACTTCTTACTTTGAATACTAAGAAGGAGAGCCAAAATGGATTTGATTCGATGAAGGCCTTGGCTGAGCCCACGCCAGCCGCGCCCTCTCCAGAGCCAGTGTTCAgtggtttcaattatttgccGATGGAA CTACTGctgaaaataatgaaacaaatctCGGTCGACGATCGTCTAGCGTGCGGACAGACATGCCATCGGTGGATGGAGGCGGCACACTACTACCTTCCGTTCAATCAACGCATCGTGTACAAGTTCACCAACGTCAACTTCACCGACTACGAGCCACCGATCAAGAATTTCCTCGATGCGTTCAGAATCTTCCCGCGTATCGCCATCAAATCGTGCACCTTCTACGGGAACAGTCAGTTCTGGTCGCTTTTTGGAGAGTACGTGATTGAGCTTTCGCTGAAGAACTGCCTGATCAAGGACACCGAGCTCCTGTACATCTTGGAGAACGTGCCAAATCTGCGCCAACTGAAAATAGAGCAGTGTGACGATCTGTTTCGCTCGTGGTATTTCGAGAAACGGATGAGCTGCTGCCAGTCTCACTTTGTTCTGCCCTGCTTGGTGGACGTGTCGCTCGCGAACAATGACTTCTTGGACGAGCTGCACTTCAACAAGCTGATGACCCTAGCGCCAAATATTGCGCACTTGGACATTTCACACTGCTTCAAGATGATCGCTTCCCACCGGCGAGTGGCCATGGTTGAGCACATTATGCGGTTCATCAACATGCACCAGTTCCAGCTGCTAACGCTCAAGTTCAGCGGAACCCTCGCGATAGACGACATTTGCCTTAGTACGCTCGCGATGATCGATGGGTTGAGCTTGGACACGTTCAGTATGACGTTTTGTGATAAGATTCCTGCGGCGATCATAGATCTGTTGCGTCGCCAACCGGATCTCAACATAACGCAGGATCTTGAGTGGAAGGTGGGCCGTCACCCAATTAAGGCACCCGGGTTCATCAGTTTTCTGGTCCGGCAGACAAACCTTGTGCATCTTGATTTGACCTCTTCCCTGGGCGTTACCGATGAGGTGATGGAACTGATCACGACCTGTCTGCCCAAACTGCAAACACTCAAACTACGCCGCTGCATTCTGATCACCGATGAGGGCATTATGAACATTGTAAATCTTCAGCATTTGGAGGTACTCGACCTGTCCAACTGTTACCGCATCTCCGATCAAGCCATGTACCGTGGGGTCAttgggaggaaaatgaaaaatttcacCGAGCTGTACCTTTGCGAGCTCCCAACGTTGAGTGATTATTCGCTGATACAGGTGACGCTCAATTATGAAATGATACAAATCTTGGACCTAAGCAATAGCCCGAACGCGGCCACTGATGCTACGATGCAGTACATCAACTACTACCTGGTGTCACTGAAGCAGCTCCATCTTTACTGCTGCACCAAACTCACCGATTCGGGTCTCACTGGGATTGATCTTCCCGTGAAGCCAATGATCACGTGGGATCAGGAGGAAACGTTTCCACTGGATCGTTTATTTAAACTGCGAGTGCTGAATCTGACCGGATGCTATCGAATTTCGGATTTGTCTCTGCAGAATGCCTTCAAGTTGGCGGAGCTGAAAGAGTTACATCTAGCTCGCTGCTATCAG ATATCGGAAGAGGGCATTCGAGTGCTCTCCGAAAGCGCGAAAGCGCTGGAATTCATCGACCTTAGCGAGTGTCCCAACATCAACGATAGCTGCATCGAAATGCTCACGTCCAACCTGAAGCGGCTGCGGACACTGAAGGTTAACAAGTGTCCAAAGCTGACGAACGCCTGCCTGGAGATCATCGGCCGGAACTGCAGCTATCTAAAG TTCCTGCACGTTAGTGCCTGCCCGCGGTTGAAGAAGCCCAAGGAGCGCCTTGCGCACCTGACGTCTTTGAAGGCGGTCTATGTTGAGTGGTAG